The DNA sequence CAGGAAGCCAAACTGACAGAGATGCTACTTCTCTCTACGGTGGTACTCATAGTACAACATGTGAGTGTATCAAGTTAACATGTTGTACATCTTAATTTACACTGTATTAcgtgtcaaatatatttcaattttagaaAGTGACAAGGAGGGCTCCCCACTGCTGCGGTTACTAGTTAGCAGGGAAGAGTCACCAGCACTGCTTGTGTCTCGCTGGCTTCAAACATCACTGGAGGTCGAGTGACCCGGGCAGGACTTGGAGACGACAGCTGCGCTGTCCTGGCCATTTCAGTTTCCCCCTAGTTGCCAGCAGTTGCCCgagctgggaagtctctgctTGCAGCGCTATAATGCACCCACCCGTGAGGCCCGTTGAAACCAAGTTTTCGCATCCCTTGTCTCTGAGTAGAAATATCTCAGGCTTGGAAGTGTTTCCCATGAGGACGGACTCGAGGGCCCGAGAGGTCCCTCACCTTGCAAAGCCAGATGCGCGCGGTGAAGGAGCACAGGGGAAGCACCTGCCCGAGGCGCGAGAGACTGCGGCCCCGGGCGGCTGGAAAGCCAAAAGCTCTCACCTGCCTCTGGGTAGAAAGCCGCCTGGAGCAGATAATGGCTGCTGGAGCGGCGTGCctgtctctccccttcccctgccaatGAACAGACGTTAGGGAAATTCGATGCTTTATTAGAACTCTTTAGATTCGTGTTTGCAAACATTTAACAGGGAGTGGCGGGGAGCAGGGAAACCAAGAACCACACCATTCTTTTCTCAGCTTCTGCAGCAGAATAGGGTTCCAGGAGGGGCTTCCACTTTGACCTTGCCTGGCTCTCTTGCTTCTGGGCCCGAAACGCATTCAGAACCTGGTAACCGGACCCTGGATAGCTTCGGGAAAGCTCTGGGTGGCCGCCTCCCGGGCAGCGCCGGGGGACCGCTGGGTCGCCGCCTCCCGGGCAGCGCCGGGGGACCGCTGGGTCGCCGCCTCCCGGGCTGCGCCGGGGGACCGCTGGGTGGCCGCCTCCCGGGCTGCGCCGGGGGACCGCTGGGTGGCCGCCTCCCGGGCTGCGCCGGGGGACCGCTGGGTCGCCGCCTCCCGGGCAGCGCCGGGGGACCGCTGGGTCGCCGCCTCCCGGGCTGCGCCGGGGGACCGCTGGGTCGCCGCCTCCCGGGCAGCGCCGGGGGACCGCTGGGTCGCCGCCTCCCGGGCAGCGCCGGGGGACCGCTGGGTGGCCGCCTCCCGGGCGGCGCCGGGGGACCGCTGGGTGGCCGCCTCCCGGGCAGCGCCGGGGGACCGCTGGGTCGCCGCCTCCCGGGCAGCGCCGGGGGACCGCTGGGTGGCCGCCTCCCGGGCAGCGCCGGGGGACCGCTGGGTGGCCGCCTCCCGGGCAGCGCCGGGGGACCGCTGGGTCGCCGCCTCCCGGGCAGCGCCGGGGGACCGCTGGGTCGCCGCCTCCCGGGCAGCGCCGGGGGACCGCTGGGTCGCCGCCTCCCGGGCAGCGCCGGGGGACCGCTGGGTCCCGGCCTCCCGGGCTTCGCCGGGGCACAGATGGGTCGCCGCCTGCCGGGCTGCACTGGGGGACCGCTGGGTCGCCGCCTCCCGGGCAGGAGGCTTCTCAGAGCCTGGAAGAAGAGCAACGAGAGGAGGTCGCACCTGTGTCCCACATACTCTCCACATAAGGAGTTATCCCTTCGGGCTGCAGGGGTGGGATCCCGGAATCTGAGAGTACAAGGTCAATTTGCTCCTCTGGATCCCTTGCAAAGAGGAAACCCTCTTCCAGTCGAATTAAGAGGATGAGACCGCTGCCCCGGCACAGCCAGGAAGCACCAGAATCCCTCCCAAGGAACCCGGGGCCTGCCTAGGGTACCTTTCATTGTTGCCGGCCCCGTATTTTGCGCCCTGAGTTGGCGGTGATAGTCAGCCAAGTTCATGATCATCGTGGATACATCTTTCTGGTAATAAGGCCGGCCAAATATCAAGATCTCAGCCTCGCCGTCCGGGTCCCACTGATTAACGTGAAGCAGGGTCTGCGACACACACTCGACATGCGGGATGTGCTCTCCGCCCAGGCCTGCGCAGGAAGCAACGAGGCCCTGAGCAgtggggcctgggaggggaggcagcGGGGGGCCCGGATGCGAGCCAGAGCCGCGAAGAAGCCGCCTGGGCGCGGCCAGCCTGGGGCCTCGGCCTCACCGCTCGCGCCCGCTCACCGAAGATTGCTTCCACCAGCCAGGCCTCCAGGTGAATCGCCCTCGGACTCTTCAGGTACTCGGAGTGAAACCAGTAGGGCCGCTTGGTGAGGTTACCGAGCACCTCGAAGAGCGTCCCTTCTCGCTGCTCCAGCTGGACGAGCGTCGGAAACCGCTTGGGGGCGGCCATGCCGCGGCGAGCCTCGCAGGGGGCTGTGGGTCCGCTGCCAACCGCCGGCCGAGCATGAAACCCGCCGCCGCAAGTGCCCCCGGCCTTATATGCAGGGCTTTCGGcaagccccgcccccacccgcgCCCTCCCCATTGGACTCCAGGCCTCGCCTCCGAAGCCCGCAGCCGGGGCTTCTTCCCCGGAAGGCGCAGCTGCGCTGGGGCGCGCGCGCAGGGCGCTCTTGCTGGGCGGTAGCATCTGCATCCTGCCGCTTCCCCGCGCCCCAGGCTGGAGGCCACAACCGGGAAGCTGCGGAAGCCGTAACTGTGGACGCTGGGCGGCCAGGACAGCCCCGGAGACGTAGGCAAGATCCAACGTCGGGTCGACAGCTTTCAGAGGAGAGAATCGGTATTTGCAGAGAGACCCGGGTGCCTTTCAGACAGTTCTAATGGGACCAGTGTAGCGTTCCCGAGGGGTTGGaataaattttaatggaaaatctAAGTACGTCGGAAAAACAAACGCTCAAGGAGCAGAAAAAGGTATTCGGAGGCCAAAGTaagcccctccccacttccccctgaACCCTGACCACTGAGCACCCTCCCAGATGCCACTGCATCTCCCGCCTCGGCCTTAACCTGTTAGAGACGGCTGCGCACACCCAGCAGCGCGTGGTCCGTGTGGTTTGCACCCCAGAGGGAAACCCCTTGAAACTAACACGATTATAGctccatttcttgatttttctgtccAGCTGAAAGTATTGCCTATTAACTGCTGCTCAGGAAGATGAAGGTACATAGCTCTCCCACCAGTGGTTGGCGTATCATGCCCAGATCCAGCGGCCAGAGAGCCTCGGAATTCAGTCAGGCTCCTTCTTGTTTGCTCTGTGGCCAAAGAAGTGCATGAGAAATTTGCAGGTGTCTGACAGGGTTAAAAGTCTTCAGACCTAAGCAGAATATGAATTAGGAGCCAAAGAAGGGCTCCATTCAAAGGATCCATTCAAAGCCTCACGGATGGGATAGACTTATAAACGTCCGTGGGTAGGCGGAACAATGAGGAGAGTGTATAACTGAAACCCAAGGGTCTGGGCTCCATCACCACCTTCCCTGTAGGTTCTGGGGGTCACTAACATAGCAACTAGAAATTGACATGTGAGGTCCCATCAGTGTCACCAACGAGAATCCAATTCAGGAAGCATCCCCATGAAAATCTCTAGTCTGAAATCTGTTTCTTATATCAAAATTATatagggtgatttttttttccctttggccacacagcatgctggatcttagttcccccaccagggatcaacccctgccccctgcaatggaagcacagagtcctaaccactggacccagggaattccctagacgATGATATTTTTGTTCCTTGGTTGGCCTAAGAGAATACTGGCAGTTCTATGCATGTTAATgtcatttatgtgtgtgtgtgtgtgtgtgtgtgtgtgtgtgtgtgtgtgtgtgtgtagagatcCTTTACTTCTTTGAAGTTTCAGAATTGGGTAAAGAAATGCTTAAGAGAATTAAAACCATAGTATTAGTAATTGTGTTAAAAAGGAATCTGTCATTTATGTAAAATCCTAGAATATGCAAACTAATCTGTAGTGATAGAAATCAGGGAGTGATTGTCTGGAgatggggtggagagaggaagggagtggaAAAAGGCACCAGGATACTctgggggatgatggaaatgtgcATTATCTTGATTACAGTGGTGGTTTCACTTGATGTGTCTATATGTCAAAACTGGTCAAATTGTACACATTTTAGTATAAGCAGTTTATTGTACTTTAGATACTCTccaaagtgctttaaaaaaagaaatccatataCATGGTGCTTTAGGTTCctataatattttagataatttaaCATATTAGAGAGACAGTTTTGCAACtccaatttaaaatacataattaagtAATGGATTTAGATGTGTGACTTTAAGATGAAATCCTAGTTTATATTCAATATTGGATCACTGAAGAGAACTTCAGGTTCAACGTATTAATGTTTCATTTATCTGGTTTGAAGGTATTAGTAATTGGGAAGTTCTTATTTGTTATTTGATTAGAGTACTTTGCAATCTTTTTGCCATGTATGAGGATGCTTATTCAATATGTCAGTGGGACCTTGTGTCATTCAGAAGCCATTAAACATAATTGTTAAAACTTTCTAGGCTTATGAAAATAGCCTAGTAAGGTTTGAAAGCAAAGCTTGAAAGCTTAAGAAAGGACTGGTGGTTTGGTTTttataatttgagaaaataaaatattaattttcaaagaagTCTCTAAACACTCTTTTGACTGCACAGAAATCACTCTCACAGAAACCATTCTCAGCATCTTTCACTGTCTTCCTCCAGCTTACCTAGACTCATCAGACCTGGTATCCATCCAGTTCAGTTACACAATTTTGTTACATCAGTATTCAAGTTTATATTATTGTGGTCTTGTAAACAATATTCATAGCTGCATATAGTTTACTATGATTTCTTGCAcagacttttgtttttcttgatgttATAAATTCCTTCTTTGTTCAaatactactttttattttttcaaatgcttatttttctgtGTACTCCCAAACTCTCCCCAAATGTGTAAATGTCTCTCCAGGACTTCCAGTGGCACAGCAGGCTCTTTACCAGTTCATCGTCACAGTATTGCtcctgcagtctttttttttttttaattgaagtatagtcgaggTACAATATATAAATtccaggtgtacaatatagtgattcaccatttttaaagttatactctAGCTCCTGCAGATGTAACTGCTTTTACCTAAGCCGGCTACTCTCTGGGACCCCCTGTGGATTACTGGAGCCTTTTCTGGTGTTGGATCCTGGGCTCTCTGGATGCCatgacttacttttttttcttgcttgttttgttttgtacattttggagtAATAGTGATAGCATTCAggcaaaaattattaaattgattTGATATAGGTATAATCATCTTCAAGATGATCCTTGTGGTTCCTAGTGTAACTTATCtttcctactttctttctttcttttttttttcctgctttgtttcTGATTAGCTTCCAGGAAGCTGGGAATGAACTAACTGAATTccaggaaggaagcagagaattAGAAGcagaattacaggaaaaattggTACAGgctgaagaaagaaatagacacTTGCAAGCTGATAACCAGACTGAAATATGAAGTGGAAGCATTCAAGGTAATTGTGGTAGTAGAAGCTGGTGTCTACTGTGCCGGGTTGatgaaaatgagaaatacattttttcaggTGGAGCTTAAGAGCAGtgggcaacaacaacaacaaaaaatgtaaaaacaggtTGCAAgtgaatttttgaaataaaatgttctatTTCATGGAACCAAGGGAAAGGTGGTTTAGAGTTTAGAAGTTCACTTGGAAACCTCATAGCTGTCAGTTTTCTAGCTATAATGTTCCTAGGTATAATAGTGTATCCCTATAATTTTCAAAGGCTGTCTGATTATTTGACAATAGATTGCTTCATTCTATAGTACTTGAAAATTgtacatatatgtgaaatatgcatttatttcatCGTTGTTCATTGTCTCCTCAGTTTTGGAGTCTAGTTTGGGTTAAAATATtagctttaaaaaggaattttcagCAGTAAAAGGATTAATCCCTTTCTTTGCACTTCACTACCTGCCTTAGCCAAATGCTTGGGAGTGTCTCTGTGTCCAGGGAGTGGGTGGGtttggggaaggtggggaggtcAGGTAAGGATAGGGAATTTGGACTCTGAGTGGTAGTCTACCCTGGGCTTACCCGGGCTGCATTTAGCCTGAGAACCCAGAGGTTCCCTCACCAAGTTCAGGGTTTTTGAGGCAatgctttcattattttacttctcttcaGGGAGAGACGTCCTTTCATTTTGATGAAGCCAATCCTCTGTCATTTCCTGAGGAAGAATGcgtgtctgaaaatattttcattctatttgCACAGCTAATTGGACATTTGGCTATAGATTCTTGACTAGAAATAATTTCCCCCTCAAAATTTCATGGTTTGCTTCAGTGTCCCCTAGCTTCCAGTGATGCTTTTGAGAAGTTTAAGCCTTTCTGATTTTAATCTCTgggaaatgttttaaagttattttgttcatcattttttcacATCTGTTTTCTCTTACCTCTTTCTAGAATTCCTATTTATTCAAAAGTTGGCCTCTGGACCcatattcttcctttttaaaaatttttcacctCTTTGCTTTACGCCGTTTTGGGTTGTCTGGTAAGCACTAAAGCACTatggaactctgctcaatactctgtaataacctaaatgggaaaagaatttgcaaaagaatagatacatgtatgtgtatagctgagtcattttgctttacacctgaaactaacacaacattgttaatcaactctacaacaatataaaataaaaattaaaaaaatcattgatgggaaatgcagggggtggggtggaggtgggaagcaGAGCATGTGAAATGGTGAGACTTCCTAGGACATCACGTAGGATGATGCTTGCTTCAACCCAGTCCTACAGCAGCCATGACCTTTAACATTCGGTTATAAGATTTTCTCAAAATGATGTATTGAAATAACTCAAGTGTTCAAGGTTTTAACCTTCCAGAGTTTGACTTAACCAACACTGAAATTCTGCCCTTCCATATCTTAACAAAAATCCCCTTTTGCAAGAGGTTATTGAGGAATGTTGGAGAAGTAGCCACTTTAAGAAGCAGAAAtcgggcttccctgctggtgcagtggttaagaatctgcctgccaatgcagggcacccgGGTTCGGGTTCGAgccccacatgccttggagcaactaagcccgtgcgccacaactactgagcctgtgctccagagcccgtgagccacaactactgagcccgtgagccacaactactgagcccgcatgctgcaactactgaagcctgcgcgcctaaggcctgtgctccgcaacaagagaagccacagcaatgagaagcccgcgcaccgcaacgaagagtagcccctgctctccacaactagagaaagcctgcgcgcagcaacgaagacccaacccagccaaaaataaataaatttatttaaaaaaaaagaagcagaaatcaAGCTACCATAGAGGTGGACAATGGGAAGGCGGCATCGGTGGGGCGCCGAGTGGTACCCGGCTGGAGAGGAGGAAGACACTCAGCTCCGAGTGGAGGAAGATTGGGTTTTATCCGGGGTCGCGCGGGGGGGCACAAAACTGAAGGCTCAGGGAAGGCTCAGGCCAGGCTTCCACATCCAGCACCTACCAAGGACTGCCCTGTCCTACTCCCTCTGGCAAGAGTGTCTCCGGTTATTAGAAGTCTTCCAAGGAGACTAAGTTCCTCCCCTGGGGAAAATCTGTACTTTGCAAATTGTCATAGTTGAATACATATTGTTATGTTCCTTACGGAGCGGGGGAGGGTTTTAAAAAGGCAGAATGCAGCAACATGAAGGGGCTCAGTGATGAAGGGGGAGAACGTGAGGTTAGCTGCCTCTTGTTCCAGGAATTGCTGAGTTGAGGCCGACACCTCCTCCGCTTCTAGGGGCCGCGCGGCTGGGCTTCAACACCAGTGGCTCCACTGGGAGGTCCCCGGGGACGGCGACAAGACCCTGGAGAAACGAGGGGACGGGAACCCTCGGGCCCCCGACCGCGCGCAGAGCCGCCCCAGGGTTGGGGGCCGACTCCGGGCCGGTGCTCTGGCGCCCCTGGGACCTGCGCTCGCTCTGGACTGCAGGTGGTTCGTAGGAAAAACTGGGGCCACGTGTCTCTTGGGCGGGGTGTTTCCCCGTGAAGACGCCGAAGACCCTCGACCCTTCCCCGGAATCGTCCTAGTGGCGGGAACCGAAGTGGCGTCTTAGGAAGGGAGATGAGGCTCCTAGCCTCATCCGATTTAAAACGCGATCTCCTGAGCAGCTCTGTTCCGGGAAGAGCGCGCGTTTCAGGATTCCTTTCTAAGGTCCGGAGTTTGCAGAGAAAGTGATTACATCTGGCCAGACACCGCCCCGCCCCCGACAGTCCCTGGCGCCCAGTTCCTGGGGGCCGAAGTCGCGCGCCGCCCAGCGCACCCTGTGACCGGCTAAGAGCGCGGAAGGACGCAGGGGAGGAGGGGCGTCGGGGCCCACAGGGTCTCCCCCTCCGTCTCCGTGTCTGCTCGGACCCTGTGGGTCACCTGGCTCGCGCTGCGGGCGGCGGCGCTGGCGGCCGGACCTCAGACTTCCCGGGTGGCGATCGCGACCCTACCCTCAGGTCTCAGGTTCTCAAGGTCCGGACCGGGCTGGGTCTGGGCGCGGGCGCTGGGACTTGGGGCGGGACAGAGAGGTGTCCTGTTCAGGATCCGGTCCCACGAGGGCTGGGGCAAGTCGCCTTACTTGGTGtgagcaggaaaaagaaagcGCGGGGGCCAGCCCGCCCCTCCCCATCACCTCCCCGCACCCCCTACAAAGACCCGAGGGACACGCTCCCCATCTTCTCTCCCAATCGCTACCGCTTATCCCCTCGGTGGTCTCTGCAGTCTCCTGGCTTTAAATCGCATGGCTTTGCCAACGACGCCGGACTCACTTTCCCAGCCCTTCAGGCTTCCCTGTAATTAATCATCAAGTTGCCCTCACCACCCTGTGAGCACACCTGCTACTCCTGTGGTCTTCCCCGCATCAGTTCACAGCAATGCCATCTTTCAGAATTTCCAGCACCAAACCCTGGAGTCCTTCTaagatttctctttgtctttttttttttttttttttttaacccaaccCTTCAACAAATCCCCTTAGGTGGAACTTCAGGGTGTATCCAAAGTCTAGTCGCTTCTTACCAGCTCCCTGCTACCACGTGGTCCAAG is a window from the Balaenoptera musculus isolate JJ_BM4_2016_0621 chromosome 12, mBalMus1.pri.v3, whole genome shotgun sequence genome containing:
- the KHDC3L gene encoding KHDC3-like protein is translated as MAAPKRFPTLVQLEQREGTLFEVLGNLTKRPYWFHSEYLKSPRAIHLEAWLVEAIFGLGGEHIPHVECVSQTLLHVNQWDPDGEAEILIFGRPYYQKDVSTMIMNLADYHRQLRAQNTGPATMKGSEKPPAREAATQRSPSAARQAATHLCPGEAREAGTQRSPGAAREAATQRSPGAAREAATQRSPGAAREAATQRSPGAAREAATQRSPGAAREAATQRSPGAAREAATQRSPGAAREAATQRSPGAAREAATQRSPGAAREAATQRSPGAAREAATQRSPGAAREAATQRSPGAAREAATQRSPGAAREAATQRSPGAAREAATQRSPGAAREAATQRSPGAAREAATQRSPGAAREAATQSFPEAIQGPVTRF